One genomic region from Desulfuromonas sp. TF encodes:
- the cysK gene encoding cysteine synthase A yields the protein MPTVISDNPLGQICRTPLVRLTRMSEPQSAAVWGKVEGTNPGGSVKDRIALAMIERAEQDGCIRPGDMIVEPTSGNTGIGLSLVCAVKGYRLILTMPDTMSLERRRLLGAYGAELVLTPGSLGMRGAIDKAEEIAQSKKCFMPQQFKNPANPRIHAETTGPEIIQALDGKVDAFVAGVGTGGTITGVGHVLRKHNNGVHIVAVEPADSPVLSGGEPGPHKIQGIGAGFIPDILDTSVYQEILTVTNDEALHTARRLAREEGIFAGISSGANIFAALEVARKLGPGKNVVTMLCDTGERYLSTGIFD from the coding sequence ATGCCAACCGTCATCAGCGACAACCCGCTTGGACAGATCTGCAGAACCCCTCTGGTCCGCCTCACCCGCATGAGTGAACCGCAGTCAGCAGCCGTCTGGGGGAAAGTGGAAGGAACGAACCCCGGAGGCAGCGTAAAAGACCGAATCGCTCTGGCCATGATCGAACGGGCGGAACAGGACGGCTGCATCCGGCCCGGAGATATGATCGTCGAGCCGACCAGCGGCAACACCGGCATCGGGCTTTCGCTGGTCTGCGCCGTTAAAGGGTACCGGCTTATCCTGACCATGCCCGATACCATGAGCTTGGAGCGCCGCCGCCTCCTCGGAGCCTACGGCGCCGAACTCGTTCTGACTCCCGGCAGCCTCGGAATGCGCGGAGCCATCGACAAGGCCGAGGAGATCGCTCAGAGCAAAAAGTGCTTCATGCCCCAGCAGTTCAAGAACCCGGCAAACCCCCGCATCCATGCAGAAACCACCGGCCCGGAGATTATCCAGGCCCTCGACGGCAAGGTGGATGCCTTTGTGGCCGGAGTCGGCACCGGGGGAACCATCACGGGGGTCGGTCACGTGCTCAGAAAGCACAACAACGGTGTCCATATCGTTGCCGTGGAGCCCGCCGATTCGCCGGTTCTCTCCGGCGGCGAACCGGGTCCGCACAAAATCCAGGGAATCGGGGCCGGGTTCATTCCCGACATTCTCGACACTTCGGTCTACCAGGAAATCCTCACGGTCACCAACGATGAGGCCTTGCACACCGCCCGCCGCCTTGCGCGCGAAGAAGGGATCTTTGCCGGGATTTCCTCCGGCGCCAACATCTTCGCCGCCCTGGAAGTGGCCCGGAAACTCGGACCCGGCAAAAACGTGGTAACCATGCTCTGCGACACCGGCGAGCGTTATCTGTCTACCGGCATTTTCGACTGA
- a CDS encoding Rrf2 family transcriptional regulator, which produces MKLSTKSRYGLRALFDMAYHAGTLPVQIKDISRRQAISPRYLEQIFQDLKKAGLLKSRRGPQGGYFLTKKPHEITVKDIVEAAEGEMALVDCTKKGRGGKAKCEFDNQCVTQKVWAEAGQRLNDYFASVTLKDLCDEGKNLGLEKELDHRFMYFI; this is translated from the coding sequence ATGAAACTCTCGACCAAAAGCCGCTACGGTTTACGCGCCCTTTTCGACATGGCGTATCATGCGGGAACGCTTCCCGTGCAGATCAAGGACATCTCCCGCCGTCAGGCCATCTCCCCCCGTTACCTGGAGCAGATCTTTCAGGACCTGAAAAAAGCCGGACTTCTCAAGAGTCGGCGAGGGCCCCAGGGAGGTTATTTCCTGACCAAAAAGCCCCATGAGATCACCGTCAAGGATATTGTTGAAGCTGCCGAAGGTGAAATGGCCCTCGTCGACTGTACCAAAAAAGGAAGAGGAGGCAAGGCCAAATGCGAGTTCGACAACCAGTGCGTGACCCAGAAAGTCTGGGCCGAAGCCGGCCAGCGCCTCAACGACTATTTCGCCTCGGTAACGCTGAAGGATCTCTGTGACGAGGGAAAAAATCTCGGCCTGGAAAAAGAGCTGGACCACCGCTTCATGTACTTCATCTGA
- a CDS encoding Hsp20/alpha crystallin family protein, whose protein sequence is MLPARWDPFRSINKELSSLHREMDDLFRRTFGQTMETKGVMSPAINTYSKGNTFCVEAEIPGVKREDLDVSVDGDILTLRGERKESKEVKEEDYMVRESQVGSFIRRLTLPEGVNTDQIHASFDNGILKISMPVEKKLSTGRKVQIEGPTEGKQVH, encoded by the coding sequence ATGCTGCCAGCCCGTTGGGATCCTTTCCGCAGTATCAACAAGGAATTGAGTTCTTTGCATCGGGAGATGGATGATCTTTTCCGGAGGACATTCGGACAGACGATGGAGACGAAGGGCGTCATGAGCCCGGCGATCAACACCTATTCGAAGGGGAATACTTTCTGTGTGGAAGCCGAAATTCCCGGTGTTAAAAGAGAGGACCTCGATGTGAGCGTGGATGGAGACATCCTCACTCTTCGGGGCGAACGCAAGGAAAGCAAGGAAGTCAAGGAGGAGGATTACATGGTTCGCGAATCGCAGGTCGGTTCCTTCATCCGGCGGCTGACCCTGCCTGAAGGAGTGAACACCGATCAGATCCATGCCTCCTTTGACAACGGCATCCTGAAGATCAGCATGCCTGTGGAGAAAAAACTCTCCACGGGGCGCAAGGTGCAGATCGAGGGGCCGACAGAAGGGAAGCAGGTTCATTAA